GGAGTAGCCGTCGCCGCTGTTCAGGGTCAGCGCGGGGTAGAGTTCCTCGGGCTTGAAGACCGTCATGCGGCCGAAACCGACACCTTCCACGGTGTATTTCTCGCCTTCGTTGATCGGGATCACCAGATCCACGCGGCCATCACCGACAGGATCGCGGCGGGCACCCGGGCTGCTGGCGCGGAGATATCCGCGGGTGCGGTAGTAATCGAGAACAGCTTCCACGTCCTGATCGAGCTGCTCCACTTCGAAGCGACCGGACTTGCTGATCCAGGAGAACCAGCCCTTTTCCTTCACCTTCATCTGCTTGCGCAGGGTGCGGCTGTCGTAGGTGTTGTTGCCCTCGAAGCGGATCTTGCGGATCTCGTTCTTGCCACCTTCCTCAATGATGAAAATCAGGTCTTCGCCCTGGCCGGTTTCGCTCGGCTGGGTGCGGTGCGTGATGGTCACGTCCGGGTAGCCGTAGCCGCGGTAGTAGGTCTCCAGATTCCGGCGGGCGGAAAGGATGGCTTCGTCGCTGAGAGCGCCACCCACCTTGAGCTTGGTTTCCTTGGCCAGTTTCTGGTCGCTGAAGATCGTGTTTCCGGCGAAGCCCACCGCGACAATCGTGCCACGGGTGGTTACCTCGTAAATCACACGGATCGAATTGCCATCCGGTTCGGCAAGGACGCGGACGTCATTGATCAGGCCCGATTGGTAGAGCGAACCGATGTCGTTGTTCGACTTTTCGGTGCTGTATGCCTCGCCCTCGCGCATCGAAATGAAGCTGCGCAGGCGGGCTTCATCCACGGAGGCAGAGCCCGCGAAGCGGATCACCACCGCCGACACGTTCTTGCCTTCGACATCGCCCTGGGCCTTCACCGGGGTGGCGGCAAATCCAAGGAAAAGGAGCGCCGCCAGAGCGAGCCGCTGTGCGAGCGAGGCCCAGCCCCGATTATTTAGGAGGGGTAAAATATCCATGTGTGTCGGCTAACGGAACGCATAGAACCGTTTTGGGGCCGGGGGCGTCAAGGGGGATTGCGGTTTGCGGAGCCCCTAGGATAGATTCTATTGCCCGTTTCGGCACCTTGGTTCGGGAAGTTAGAGGGCACTCGGCAGACCGGCGTTCGATTTCCGTCGGAAGCTTCCGGGACCGGAGGGGACGATTTCTCCTTGGAACACCCGGACTTCCCCCTCCTAACCGCCGCTACTTCGCTTTGACAAGGCGAGGGCAGCCCCCTTAGCTTCCCGCCCCCGGCGCGCCCAGGTCCTCCTTTCATCCCGCGCCGAGTCCTTTCCGCCATGAACATCATCGTTGAAAAGCAGCCGAACTGCCTCGCCACGCTGCGTGTCGAAGTTCCTTCCGACACCGTGAAGACCGAGCGTGCGAAAATCGTCTCCGGCTACGCCGCCCAAGCCCGCATCCCTGGCTTCCGCCCGGGCAAGGCGCCGAAGAACGTCATCGAGAAGAAATTCCAGACCGCCATTACGGAGGAACTCGACGACCGCCTGGTCCGCCAAGCCTACGATGAAGCTCTCCGCAAGGAAGCTCTCAAGGTGCTGAATTTCGGCATCCCGCAGAATCTGGCCCACAACGCCGATGGCAGTCTTTCCTTCCATGCAACCCTGACCCTCGCCCCGGACGTGGCGTTGCCGGAATACAAGGGCATCCCGGTCAAAGCCCCTTCTGCCGAAGCCACCGACGAAGAAGTCGAGACCCAGCTCAAGGGCCTGCAAGAGCGCTTCGCCGACTATCAGGACATCGAAGGCCGCGCCGCCCAGAACGGTGACCTCGCGGTGATCGATTTCACCTCGACCCTCGAAGGCAAGCCGCTCGAGGAAGCCCTCGGCAAGCCCGCCGGCTACCTTTCCGGCCGCGAAGGATTCTGGATCAAGCTCGACGAAAACAGCTTCCTTCCGGGCTTCGCCGCCCAAGTGGAAGGCCTGAGCGCCGGCGAGTCCAAGGACATCGCACTGACTATCCCCGAAGATTTCCCGCTCAGCGACCTCCGCGGCAAGGAAGTCGTCTTCCACGTC
This portion of the Luteolibacter luteus genome encodes:
- the tig gene encoding trigger factor; its protein translation is MNIIVEKQPNCLATLRVEVPSDTVKTERAKIVSGYAAQARIPGFRPGKAPKNVIEKKFQTAITEELDDRLVRQAYDEALRKEALKVLNFGIPQNLAHNADGSLSFHATLTLAPDVALPEYKGIPVKAPSAEATDEEVETQLKGLQERFADYQDIEGRAAQNGDLAVIDFTSTLEGKPLEEALGKPAGYLSGREGFWIKLDENSFLPGFAAQVEGLSAGESKDIALTIPEDFPLSDLRGKEVVFHVTVKGLKQAVLPELDDEFAAKVTGGKTLDELKELAKQQIGIEKRRQIDDYKVNQIVEHFNSLVDFELPEDLLRHETQGQADALVERSVKSGMTQEELMAQQGEIFATAGDQARTNLKTNFILQEIARTEGISVSDQELVNHLAMIAQSRKQNPKKFIKELQRTGRIPGIRNSMLVGKAIDFVLEHATVEETADEPTPNE